A single Halarcobacter anaerophilus DNA region contains:
- a CDS encoding ATP synthase subunit B family protein, whose translation MKLIDDLIINKDNNIDFVNEGQDISIDIKIEKSDYISLLQDFDENSILKEIKINNTNCNLTSIEINKTYSLQLSISYLRKVYKYFIFKDFDEFLNVNRVNNISEFYYIHEFKYSSLSTEKKLDFIMQYEKISQLFNIINQISIDKDKEGLSDYKYTIFDKRKIFIHSLYNKKDILIFQNIKNIDELINTFTDEILVNAEKRINKIFLINALEDTLSKDKKQININEIFPLLSKVYDEYQIHHRAYINSLDPAKLKEDANKALKEYFSKLNTLLSDVNSKIIFLPIAFIVSLGQMSSQTQAKNFIILLGMSIFCLILYKFSVIQRDILNALSKEIESKKEECKEVNKLYNSVESTLASLEKLTFSIKDRFNWTIKLNTMIFVIVFLSFLFYSNIQWDDYIKINGKPISSLFSKMDTKKKFNSESFSTLQNINSKY comes from the coding sequence ATGAAATTAATTGATGATTTGATTATAAACAAAGATAATAATATAGATTTTGTTAATGAAGGACAAGACATTTCTATAGATATAAAAATTGAAAAATCTGATTATATTTCACTTTTGCAAGACTTTGATGAGAATTCTATTTTAAAAGAAATTAAAATTAATAATACTAACTGTAATCTTACAAGTATAGAAATAAATAAAACTTATAGCCTTCAATTAAGTATTTCCTACTTAAGAAAAGTATACAAATATTTTATTTTTAAAGATTTTGATGAATTTTTAAATGTTAATAGAGTTAATAATATATCTGAGTTTTACTATATTCATGAGTTTAAATATAGCTCATTATCAACAGAAAAAAAACTAGATTTTATTATGCAATATGAAAAAATATCTCAACTATTTAATATTATTAATCAAATATCAATAGATAAAGATAAAGAAGGACTATCAGACTATAAATATACTATTTTTGATAAGCGAAAGATATTTATACATTCATTATATAATAAGAAAGATATTTTAATTTTTCAAAATATAAAAAATATTGATGAACTTATTAACACATTTACTGATGAAATTTTAGTAAATGCAGAAAAAAGAATAAATAAAATTTTTTTAATTAATGCGTTAGAAGATACTTTATCTAAGGATAAGAAACAAATCAATATTAATGAAATTTTTCCTTTGCTATCAAAAGTTTATGATGAATACCAAATTCATCACAGAGCTTATATAAATTCACTTGATCCTGCAAAGCTAAAAGAAGATGCAAATAAAGCATTAAAAGAATATTTTTCAAAACTAAATACACTTTTAAGTGATGTAAATAGTAAAATAATATTTCTTCCTATTGCATTTATTGTTAGTTTAGGTCAAATGAGTTCACAAACTCAAGCAAAAAATTTCATTATACTTCTTGGTATGTCTATTTTTTGTCTTATCTTATATAAGTTTTCCGTTATACAACGAGATATATTAAATGCATTATCAAAAGAAATTGAATCAAAAAAAGAGGAATGTAAAGAAGTAAATAAATTATATAATTCAGTGGAATCAACTTTAGCTAGTCTTGAAAAATTAACTTTTTCTATAAAAGATCGATTTAATTGGACGATAAAATTAAATACAATGATTTTCGTCATTGTATTTCTTTCTTTTCTTTTTTACTCAAATATACAATGGGATGATTACATTAAAATTAATGGGAAACCTATAAGTTCTCTATTTTCCAAAATGGATACTAAAAAAAAATTTAATTCTGAATCATTCAGTACACTACAAAATATTAATTCAAAATATTGA
- a CDS encoding nucleoid-associated protein, translated as MEKSFILNKIVLHRINKTQGVKDGEVKERKALLDISDEDIEKFAQTVSFSYHKRTTKEYGQFKERPEPTFKRLIDKYITLPSDESFLDFSQVAAQHLTDEMNKKPQSTGGYLIVADYKMRDRFIMIVLLNKKFGFTANDSSLVIKMINELNTDQIAMAGFINIDSYSSDEERKYLSFMKGVKDVSEYFVDFMGADEKKESSKETTKLFVSTLNNYLKETFDEEKIQSLQMRIYNLCDEKIKNKEPLTMESVSNFIDPDNPKGFFDYINENQIELSNTIESINRSEIKKLELFKYTGKGIKLSFQRKLYDDGDIYLSENKDKLIIKIDDKLKQVIEEEL; from the coding sequence ATGGAAAAAAGTTTTATTCTAAACAAAATTGTATTACATAGGATTAATAAAACACAAGGTGTAAAAGATGGTGAAGTTAAAGAAAGAAAAGCTTTACTCGACATATCAGATGAAGATATAGAGAAGTTTGCACAAACAGTTTCTTTTTCTTATCACAAAAGAACAACTAAAGAATATGGACAATTTAAAGAACGACCAGAGCCTACATTTAAAAGACTAATTGATAAATATATAACACTACCTAGTGATGAATCTTTTCTAGATTTTTCTCAAGTAGCTGCACAACATTTAACAGATGAAATGAATAAAAAACCACAGTCAACAGGTGGTTATTTAATTGTAGCAGATTATAAAATGAGAGATAGATTTATAATGATTGTTTTACTAAATAAAAAATTTGGATTTACTGCAAATGATTCAAGTTTAGTAATTAAAATGATAAATGAACTAAATACAGATCAAATAGCCATGGCAGGTTTTATTAACATTGATTCATATTCAAGTGACGAAGAACGTAAATATCTTTCTTTTATGAAAGGAGTTAAAGATGTTAGTGAATACTTTGTTGATTTTATGGGTGCAGATGAAAAGAAAGAGAGTTCAAAAGAGACAACAAAATTATTTGTGTCTACATTAAATAATTATCTAAAAGAAACTTTTGATGAAGAAAAGATTCAATCTTTGCAAATGAGAATATATAATTTATGTGATGAAAAGATAAAAAATAAAGAGCCTTTAACAATGGAATCTGTATCAAACTTTATAGATCCTGACAATCCAAAAGGTTTTTTTGATTATATCAATGAAAATCAAATTGAATTAAGTAATACAATTGAAAGCATTAACCGATCAGAGATAAAAAAACTTGAACTGTTCAAATATACAGGAAAGGGAATAAAATTAAGTTTTCAAAGAAAACTATATGATGATGGAGATATTTATTTATCAGAAAATAAGGATAAATTGATTATAAAGATTGATGATAAATTAAAACAAGTGATTGAAGAAGAATTGTAA
- a CDS encoding OLD family protein has translation MRLLFIYFYENKGPFPKGTIIQFSKKYHISQSKKNEFNFNMKKNQNFDENFYSNNIDIGVIIGENGSGKSILVNSIRDKNNNYSLIVFESNEGNFYISKDELKVHINDKLLKNKRDFEYIYYCPIIDIFDDDLNPKYNISNRKLMKDAEDKGCDLNSALKEIENDDLKKYFKYNRNNNVSINSLKLKASDVFFDQFYYDIEKNAIELFKIMTADFDKRVFLKIIDCSNSNFLKHIINEEIYNSYMEFEKLYAIFENDFKLCKKYFKSLEYLINKKFFRPSLFEYEDLIKESFILITKELNENKMERVISHDGSFDKYYLEKFFKNQVSEILESSTQIFLDYLKSTPQGNYEKVFSELENNSEFLLFIKIIYLLELFNYILGYLDRNSLFERRGYNFINIRLLNREKRSFKESVEMFLLPRLFVRIHNLLKLEKIHFYNFKLEDYKKIVNSLVEDNLIENYNNFYNINDKQIQTVVNSLIENYTYEVINNKKINLELKKIVFVNSFYKLFDNQNEYKKLILVLNLLKVFMKVNDTEELVDFFDKNSKKNIEEYFIIEEFDNEFINKIDENCIIYLDENIDVFFKYNKKLLEYEFDFFELELNPPLSSGQKAILFIFARINDAIQNIDSSKDIIIILDEADLKLHLEWQRKLVYDLINFLNSYSNNFYILYATHSPMILSDITDDRVVFLKKEKKRIIENDKEVEIEYSENISTNINNKKRTFGANIYDLYHDSFFMEQFMGEFAQNKINELIDIINLYKIIEEFEKTRANSKMILKFIKPIINKYNLKKIISTYRKRYYKENRIKSDTWKDISFEIFIKVYDDKKYLDKVKNDIIKSKEIIQNTIEFIGEPILRNELLDLVKIIGDEDNIQDIIDKLRDLPSEEIENELIKYDREQQIEIWKKLYKIKDSQW, from the coding sequence TTGAGATTATTATTTATATATTTTTATGAGAATAAAGGACCTTTCCCAAAAGGTACAATTATACAGTTTAGTAAAAAATATCATATATCACAGTCTAAAAAGAATGAATTTAATTTTAATATGAAGAAAAATCAAAATTTTGATGAGAATTTTTATTCAAATAATATAGATATTGGTGTAATAATTGGAGAAAATGGATCAGGAAAAAGTATTTTGGTTAATTCAATTAGAGATAAGAATAATAATTATTCTCTAATCGTTTTTGAATCTAATGAAGGAAATTTTTATATTTCAAAAGATGAATTGAAAGTCCACATTAATGATAAATTACTAAAGAATAAACGAGACTTTGAATATATTTATTATTGTCCAATTATAGATATATTTGATGATGATTTAAATCCAAAATATAACATTTCAAATCGAAAATTAATGAAGGATGCAGAAGATAAAGGTTGTGATTTAAATTCAGCTTTAAAAGAAATAGAAAATGATGATTTAAAAAAATATTTTAAATATAATAGGAATAATAATGTTTCAATTAACTCATTAAAATTAAAGGCAAGTGATGTATTCTTTGATCAATTTTATTATGATATAGAGAAAAATGCAATTGAATTATTTAAAATTATGACTGCTGATTTTGATAAAAGAGTATTTTTGAAAATAATAGATTGCAGTAATAGTAATTTTTTAAAGCATATAATTAATGAAGAAATATATAATAGTTATATGGAATTTGAAAAGTTATATGCCATATTTGAAAATGATTTTAAATTATGTAAAAAATACTTTAAAAGCTTAGAATATTTAATTAATAAAAAGTTTTTTAGGCCTTCTTTATTTGAATATGAAGATTTAATAAAAGAATCTTTTATTCTAATTACTAAAGAATTAAATGAGAATAAAATGGAAAGAGTAATTTCTCATGATGGTAGTTTTGATAAATATTATTTAGAAAAGTTTTTTAAAAATCAAGTTTCAGAAATTTTAGAATCTAGTACGCAAATATTTCTTGATTATTTAAAAAGTACCCCTCAAGGAAACTATGAGAAAGTTTTTTCTGAACTAGAAAATAACTCTGAATTTCTTTTATTTATAAAAATTATATATTTACTTGAATTGTTTAATTACATTTTGGGATATTTAGATAGAAATTCTTTATTTGAAAGGAGGGGGTATAATTTTATAAATATTAGATTATTAAATCGTGAGAAGAGATCTTTTAAAGAATCAGTAGAAATGTTTCTTTTGCCAAGGTTATTTGTAAGAATTCACAATTTATTAAAATTAGAAAAAATACATTTTTATAATTTTAAATTAGAAGATTATAAAAAAATAGTTAATTCCTTAGTTGAAGATAACTTGATAGAGAATTACAATAATTTTTATAATATAAATGATAAGCAAATACAAACTGTAGTAAATTCTTTAATAGAGAATTATACGTATGAAGTAATAAATAATAAAAAAATAAATTTAGAATTAAAAAAGATTGTATTTGTTAATTCTTTTTATAAATTATTTGATAATCAAAATGAATATAAAAAATTAATTTTAGTTTTAAATTTATTAAAAGTATTTATGAAGGTAAATGATACAGAAGAATTAGTTGATTTCTTTGATAAAAATTCAAAAAAAAATATAGAAGAATATTTTATAATTGAGGAATTTGATAATGAGTTTATCAATAAAATTGATGAAAATTGTATTATTTATTTGGATGAAAATATAGATGTTTTTTTTAAATATAATAAAAAATTATTAGAGTACGAATTTGATTTTTTTGAATTAGAATTAAATCCTCCCCTCTCTTCAGGACAAAAAGCAATATTATTTATTTTTGCAAGAATAAATGATGCGATACAAAATATTGATTCTAGTAAAGATATTATTATTATATTAGATGAAGCAGATTTAAAACTTCATTTAGAATGGCAAAGAAAATTAGTATATGATTTGATAAATTTTTTGAATAGTTATAGTAATAATTTTTATATACTATATGCTACACATTCACCAATGATCTTATCTGATATAACAGATGATAGGGTAGTCTTTCTAAAAAAAGAAAAGAAAAGAATTATTGAAAATGATAAAGAAGTTGAAATAGAATATAGTGAAAATATTTCAACAAATATTAATAATAAAAAGAGAACTTTTGGTGCAAATATTTATGATCTTTATCATGATAGTTTTTTTATGGAACAATTCATGGGAGAGTTTGCTCAAAATAAAATAAATGAGCTTATTGATATTATCAATCTTTATAAGATCATAGAAGAGTTTGAAAAAACAAGAGCAAATAGTAAAATGATTCTAAAGTTTATTAAGCCAATTATTAATAAATATAATTTAAAGAAGATTATTTCAACTTATAGAAAAAGGTATTACAAAGAGAATCGTATAAAGTCTGATACATGGAAAGATATATCTTTTGAAATTTTTATAAAAGTATATGATGATAAGAAGTATTTAGATAAAGTTAAAAACGATATTATAAAGAGTAAAGAAATAATTCAAAATACAATTGAATTTATTGGTGAACCTATATTAAGAAATGAATTGTTAGATCTTGTTAAGATAATTGGGGATGAAGATAATATTCAAGATATTATAGATAAGTTGAGAGATTTACCTTCTGAAGAAATTGAAAATGAATTGATTAAATATGATAGAGAACAACAGATTGAAATATGGAAAAAACTTTATAAAATAAAAGATAGTCAATGGTAA
- a CDS encoding aspartate/glutamate racemase family protein: MQRPIKMKTIGILGGMSNEATAEYYKMINAEVNKCLGNWDIAEILLYSVNFGNIEYFVRNKKWDDAKKYLMHNAANVEKGGADFLICVSNTMHKVLDDISDTIKIPFIHIVDPTAEAIKKAGLKKVGLLGTKATMESSFFKNRFKNKHNIELIIPNEEEQKIIDEIIFNELVKGIISEDSRRKYIEISKKMNQQGAQGLILGCTEIFLLLRQSDIPNLPMFNTTELHVKAAVKFALSSDS, from the coding sequence ATGCAAAGACCTATAAAAATGAAAACAATCGGTATTTTAGGTGGGATGAGCAATGAAGCTACGGCAGAGTATTATAAAATGATTAATGCAGAGGTAAATAAGTGTTTAGGCAATTGGGATATTGCGGAAATACTTCTTTATAGTGTTAACTTTGGAAATATTGAATATTTTGTTCGTAATAAAAAATGGGATGATGCAAAAAAATATTTAATGCATAACGCAGCCAATGTTGAAAAAGGCGGAGCAGATTTTCTTATCTGTGTTTCTAACACAATGCATAAGGTTTTGGATGATATTTCAGATACGATTAAAATTCCGTTTATTCATATTGTTGATCCTACGGCAGAAGCTATTAAAAAAGCAGGTTTAAAAAAAGTAGGTCTTCTAGGAACAAAAGCAACAATGGAATCTAGCTTTTTTAAAAATAGGTTTAAAAACAAACATAATATCGAGCTTATAATTCCTAATGAAGAAGAGCAAAAGATAATTGATGAAATCATCTTTAACGAACTGGTTAAAGGAATTATTTCAGAAGATTCAAGAAGAAAATATATTGAAATATCTAAAAAAATGAATCAACAAGGTGCCCAAGGGCTTATTTTGGGTTGTACTGAAATTTTTCTATTGTTAAGACAGTCGGATATTCCAAACTTGCCTATGTTTAATACTACGGAACTTCATGTTAAAGCAGCCGTAAAATTTGCGTTAAGTAGTGATTCTTAA
- a CDS encoding Lnb N-terminal periplasmic domain-containing protein yields MIFHLCSFKAYPIKKHFLFFLIFINFLFADNFQIYQKKAIGQELWKDKYWKLLLHANGNKSEIDSENFFLSKNGKISPKDELLATIKELYNQDVLNDDAVICRFPARIKWLKEKLELKDLPKTKCKKYTQWIKEMDATTASLIFSSAHINSPASMFGHTFIRIDSSYKSRLLSHAINYAASANQDTENGFIFAIKGLLGGYYGRYSLLPYYDKLKEYRDTEQRDIWEYNLNLSKNEVARMVDHIWELSETYSNYYFFDENCSYNMLWLLEVARPSVNLRDYFIYQVSPPETIFAIEKEHLVKDKTYRASKRTTLLAYEKSLKDSHIKIVEGLSLGEIKSDEILNNNRIDKKDKQLIFDASLELSEYNYIQRKLKKENYLKIFHNLSKSRALLGKGEKLKLKTPDNPDQGHRQLKISVGSNVNTQNGNNYYTLGLRPTYHDITNNDVGFLKGTQIEFFDSQIKVEDTNFKIDYFKLLTISSIAPQTKFFNPLSWMTSWQFDREGKDDKLDFNGRVSVGSAWKFMEDNYTYTMADLFIYDKGDTHSSLGFTAGAVLYEGKKYKTNIELTYKYFDNKESQSLVHLTQSYFPKQNIDLKFKYKYIEKFYTDQSVIGLEFNYFF; encoded by the coding sequence GTGATTTTTCACTTATGTTCTTTTAAGGCATATCCTATAAAAAAACACTTTCTCTTTTTTCTTATATTTATTAATTTTTTATTTGCGGATAATTTTCAAATCTATCAAAAAAAAGCAATTGGTCAAGAACTTTGGAAGGATAAATACTGGAAACTTTTGCTTCATGCAAACGGAAATAAAAGCGAAATTGATTCAGAAAACTTTTTTCTATCAAAAAACGGAAAAATCTCTCCTAAAGATGAATTGTTAGCAACTATCAAGGAGTTATATAATCAAGATGTTTTAAACGATGATGCCGTTATTTGCAGATTTCCTGCACGAATTAAATGGCTAAAAGAAAAATTAGAATTAAAAGATTTACCGAAAACAAAATGTAAAAAATATACTCAATGGATAAAAGAGATGGATGCGACAACCGCTTCTTTAATCTTTTCATCTGCACATATCAATTCTCCTGCTTCAATGTTCGGACATACCTTTATACGAATTGACTCTTCTTATAAATCAAGACTTCTTTCCCATGCTATAAATTATGCAGCAAGTGCAAACCAAGATACGGAAAACGGTTTTATCTTTGCTATAAAAGGTCTGTTAGGAGGCTATTACGGAAGATATTCTCTTTTGCCTTATTATGATAAGTTAAAAGAGTATAGAGATACGGAACAAAGAGATATTTGGGAGTATAATTTAAATCTTTCAAAAAATGAAGTAGCAAGAATGGTTGATCATATTTGGGAACTTTCTGAAACTTATTCCAACTATTATTTTTTTGATGAAAACTGTTCATATAATATGCTTTGGCTCCTTGAAGTTGCAAGACCTTCTGTTAATTTAAGAGATTATTTTATATATCAAGTAAGTCCGCCAGAAACAATTTTTGCAATTGAGAAAGAGCATTTGGTAAAAGATAAAACATATAGAGCCTCAAAAAGAACGACTTTACTGGCATATGAAAAGAGCCTAAAAGATTCCCATATAAAGATAGTAGAAGGATTATCTTTAGGAGAGATAAAAAGTGATGAAATTTTAAATAACAACAGAATCGACAAAAAAGATAAACAACTTATTTTTGATGCTTCCCTTGAACTTTCTGAATACAATTACATACAAAGAAAACTAAAAAAAGAGAACTATCTTAAGATATTTCATAACCTATCTAAATCACGTGCACTTTTAGGAAAAGGCGAAAAATTAAAACTAAAAACACCTGATAATCCCGATCAAGGGCATAGACAACTTAAAATATCAGTAGGAAGCAATGTTAATACCCAAAACGGGAATAACTATTATACCCTTGGATTAAGACCTACATATCATGATATAACAAATAATGATGTTGGATTTTTAAAAGGAACGCAGATTGAATTTTTTGATTCACAAATAAAAGTAGAAGATACAAACTTTAAGATTGATTATTTTAAACTTCTTACCATAAGCTCAATTGCCCCTCAAACAAAGTTTTTTAACCCTTTATCTTGGATGACCTCTTGGCAGTTTGACAGAGAAGGCAAAGACGATAAACTTGATTTTAACGGAAGAGTCAGTGTTGGAAGTGCCTGGAAATTTATGGAAGATAATTATACTTATACTATGGCTGATCTCTTTATCTATGACAAAGGAGATACCCATAGCAGTTTAGGTTTTACCGCCGGAGCCGTACTTTATGAAGGGAAAAAATATAAAACAAATATAGAATTAACATATAAATATTTTGACAATAAAGAGAGCCAAAGTTTGGTTCATCTAACACAAAGTTATTTTCCTAAACAAAATATTGATTTAAAATTTAAATATAAATATATCGAAAAATTTTATACCGATCAAAGTGTTATAGGACTTGAGTTTAATTATTTCTTTTAA
- a CDS encoding DUF3015 family protein, with protein sequence MKKVLTSAVTAIILTTSSAFAAVNSQTGCGLGSQIIKDDSSAVLLALQATTNGTSGNQTFGISSGTSGCKKTKLVMNDKAEEFVASNMDQLSKEIAMGQGEAVETLAELLEVQDKAEFIASLQKNYTKIYTSSNSSMADVLDNVSQL encoded by the coding sequence ATGAAAAAAGTATTGACTAGTGCAGTTACTGCAATAATCTTAACTACGTCTTCTGCATTTGCTGCAGTAAACTCTCAAACAGGTTGTGGACTTGGATCACAAATAATCAAAGATGACTCTTCAGCAGTTTTACTTGCACTTCAAGCTACAACAAACGGAACATCTGGTAACCAAACATTCGGTATAAGTTCTGGAACTTCAGGATGTAAAAAAACAAAACTTGTAATGAATGACAAAGCTGAAGAATTTGTTGCATCAAATATGGACCAACTTTCAAAAGAGATTGCAATGGGTCAAGGAGAAGCAGTAGAAACACTAGCTGAACTATTAGAAGTTCAAGATAAAGCAGAATTTATCGCATCTTTACAAAAAAACTATACAAAAATTTACACATCATCTAACTCATCAATGGCTGACGTATTAGATAATGTATCTCAATTATAA